The Glycine soja cultivar W05 chromosome 8, ASM419377v2, whole genome shotgun sequence genome has a window encoding:
- the LOC114423350 gene encoding MLP-like protein 34 — MSLVGKISTEIGVHATAAKWFNLFATQLHHVQNLTDRVHETKLHHGDDWHHNESIKHWTCTIDGKITTCLESIESVDEPNKTITYKLFGGDIGHKYKVFKLIFQAIDTDHGGVIIKWTVEYEKIDENVDPPYGYIEYLHSGSKQIDGNLLKP, encoded by the exons ATGTCGCTTGTTGGTAAAATTAGTACTGAAATTGGGGTTCATGCAACTGCTGCAAAGTGGTTCAACCTCTTTGCAACGCAGCTCCATCATGTTCAAAACCTTACTGATAGAGTGCATGAAACCAAGCTGCATCATGGTGATGACTGGCATCACAACGAGTCGATCAAACACTGGACTTGTACAATAG ATGGTAAGATTACAACATGTCTGGAGAGTATTGAATCCGTTGATGAACCGAACAAAACAATCACCTACAAGCTCTTCGGAGGAGATATTGGTCATAAGTATAAAGTCTTTAAGCTCATTTTTCAAGCTATTGACACCGATCATGGGGGTGTTATTATCAAATGGACCGTTGAATATGAGAAGATTGATGAGAATGTTGATCCTCCGTATGGCTACATCGAATACCTGCACAGTGGCAGTAAACAGATTGATGGCAATCTTCTCAAGCCATAG
- the LOC114422901 gene encoding MLP-like protein 43: MSLAGKITTEIGVHATATKWFNLFATQLHHVQNLTDRVHGTKLHQGEDWHHNETVKHWTYTIDGKVTTCLESIESIDEQSKTITYKLFSGDIDHNYKNFKFIFQAIDDNDHGGTIIKWTVEYERLREEVDPPYGHIEYLHKCTKDIDGHLLKA, translated from the exons ATGTCACTTGCTGGGAAAATCACCACTGAAATCGGGGTTCATGCAACCGCTACAAAGTGGTTCAACCTCTTCGCAACACAACTCCATCATGTTCAAAACCTAACTGATAGAGTGCATGGAACCAAGCTGCATCAAGGTGAAGACTGGCATCACAACGAGACAGTCAAGCACTGGACTTATACCATAG ATGGTAAGGTTACAACATGTCTGGAGAGTattgaatccattgatgaacaGAGCAAAACAATCACCTACAAGCTCTTCAGTGGTGACATTGATCATAATTATAAGAACTTTAAGTTCATCTTTCAAGCCATTGATGATAATGATCATGGCGGTACTATTATCAAATGGACCGTTGAATACGAGAGGCTTCGTGAGGAGGTTGATCCTCCATATGGCCACATTGAATACCTGCACAAATGCACTAAAGATATTGATGGTCATCTTCTCAAAGCATAG